A single genomic interval of Halomonas sp. GT harbors:
- the glmM gene encoding phosphoglucosamine mutase, translating to MTRRYFGTDGIRGTVGQAPITADFMLKLGWAVGQVLRREKGRTRVLIGKDTRISGYMFESALEAGLSAAGVDVSLLGPMPTPGIAYLTRTFRADAGIVISASHNPFDDNGIKFFSAEGKKLPDEIEDRIETMLEAPLTTASAAQLGKATRIDDAAGRYIEFCKSTLPDRLSLHGLKVVLDCAHGATYHIAPNVFRELGADVSVIGSSPDGLNINHQVGSTHPAALRAAVIQQGADLGIAFDGDGDRVLLVDADGREVDGDDILYLIARDRHERGLLEGGVVGTLMSNFGLAMALERLGIPFQRAKVGDRFVMEMMAANGWELGGESSGHIVCGHVQTTGDGVVSALQVLALMVREQKPLLSLLKGLEKVPQSLVNVRLPAGTNAKDVMTAKPLLEAVAALEDELGDQGRVLLRPSGTEPLIRVMVEGRAHLDVDRLAHKLADQVQALLS from the coding sequence ATGACGCGACGTTATTTTGGTACCGATGGCATTCGCGGCACGGTTGGGCAAGCGCCCATTACCGCCGATTTTATGCTCAAGCTGGGGTGGGCGGTGGGTCAAGTGCTGCGCCGTGAAAAAGGCCGTACTCGCGTATTAATTGGTAAAGATACGCGCATCTCTGGCTATATGTTTGAGTCAGCCTTGGAGGCGGGGCTATCTGCCGCAGGTGTCGATGTTTCGTTGCTGGGGCCAATGCCTACGCCGGGGATTGCTTATCTAACGCGTACCTTTCGCGCCGACGCTGGGATTGTGATTTCTGCTTCCCATAACCCATTTGATGATAACGGCATTAAGTTTTTCTCTGCCGAGGGCAAAAAGCTACCCGACGAGATTGAAGATCGTATTGAGACGATGCTTGAAGCACCTCTGACAACGGCGAGCGCGGCTCAGCTGGGTAAAGCGACGCGCATTGACGATGCTGCTGGGCGCTATATCGAGTTCTGCAAATCGACGTTACCTGATCGTCTCAGCTTGCATGGTTTAAAAGTTGTATTGGATTGTGCGCATGGGGCTACCTACCACATTGCGCCAAACGTATTTCGTGAGCTAGGTGCTGATGTTAGCGTGATCGGTTCTTCCCCTGATGGGTTGAATATTAATCATCAAGTGGGGTCTACCCATCCCGCAGCGCTGCGGGCAGCGGTGATACAGCAAGGGGCTGATCTAGGCATTGCCTTTGATGGAGATGGAGATCGAGTGCTGTTGGTAGATGCCGATGGCCGTGAGGTGGATGGCGACGATATTCTTTACCTGATCGCCCGAGATCGTCACGAGCGAGGGCTGCTTGAAGGCGGCGTGGTGGGAACTCTGATGAGCAACTTCGGGCTTGCTATGGCGCTGGAGCGGCTGGGAATTCCCTTTCAGCGCGCGAAAGTTGGCGATCGCTTTGTCATGGAAATGATGGCTGCCAACGGCTGGGAGTTGGGAGGCGAGTCATCAGGTCATATTGTATGTGGTCATGTTCAAACGACGGGCGATGGGGTGGTTTCAGCGTTGCAAGTACTGGCGTTGATGGTGCGAGAGCAAAAGCCGCTTCTGTCTCTCTTGAAGGGGTTAGAAAAGGTGCCTCAGTCGCTGGTTAACGTCAGGTTGCCTGCGGGTACCAACGCAAAAGATGTCATGACGGCAAAGCCGCTACTCGAAGCGGTTGCTGCCCTTGAAGATGAGTTGGGTGACCAGGGTCGAGTGCTGCTGCGGCCGTCGGGCACTGAGCCACTAATCCGAGTGATGGTGGAAGGGCGGGCCCACCTGGATGTTGACCGTCTAGCGCATAAGCTTGCCGATCAGGTCCAAGCGTTACTCAGCTAG
- the tpiA gene encoding triose-phosphate isomerase yields MRTPLIAGNWKMNGSTALIQAFGDAFTASKLPNEIDVVVIPPFPYLEAARSAFQNTPLQLGAQTLNPQHSGAHTGEISGRMLKEFDVAYVLVGHSERRQLYKEGDEQVFDRLVAALDVGITPILCVGETLEERDSGSTMDVVLRQVGYAMARLEPAQRLKLVIAYEPVWAIGTGRTATPEQAQEVMAGIRTYQAGFDKTLAEQLKLLYGGSMNASNAAELLAQPDIDGGLVGGASLKTDDFYAICQSAG; encoded by the coding sequence ATGCGTACGCCATTAATTGCCGGTAACTGGAAAATGAACGGCTCCACGGCGTTGATTCAAGCGTTTGGAGACGCCTTTACCGCGTCCAAGCTGCCTAATGAAATCGACGTTGTAGTTATTCCGCCGTTTCCTTATTTGGAAGCAGCACGAAGTGCTTTCCAAAATACGCCGTTACAGTTAGGGGCGCAGACGCTCAATCCTCAGCACTCGGGTGCGCACACGGGTGAGATCAGTGGGCGTATGCTTAAAGAGTTTGATGTTGCCTATGTGCTGGTTGGTCACTCTGAGCGTCGCCAGCTATACAAAGAAGGTGATGAGCAGGTGTTTGACCGCTTGGTAGCTGCACTTGATGTTGGTATCACGCCGATTCTTTGTGTGGGTGAAACCCTAGAAGAGCGCGATTCTGGTAGCACGATGGATGTTGTGTTGCGGCAAGTGGGCTATGCAATGGCGCGTTTAGAGCCAGCACAACGGCTTAAGCTTGTTATTGCCTATGAGCCTGTATGGGCTATTGGGACAGGTCGTACCGCAACCCCGGAGCAGGCTCAGGAAGTAATGGCCGGTATTCGTACCTACCAGGCTGGGTTTGATAAAACGCTAGCCGAGCAGCTTAAGTTGCTTTACGGCGGCAGCATGAATGCAAGCAATGCGGCTGAGTTGCTCGCTCAGCCGGATATCGACGGCGGTTTAGTGGGCGGTGCTTCGCTCAAAACCGATGATTTCTACGCCATTTGTCAGTCAGCAGGATAA
- the secG gene encoding preprotein translocase subunit SecG, producing MQVAILMVHVVIAIALVVLILLQQGKGAEAGAAFGGGASQTVFGSRGSGNFLSRATGLLAAGFFVTSMALAYFATQAGQAPEAGIPDSRLIEQQRNIPTLDDGPASMDNTAPVLEESSE from the coding sequence ATGCAAGTTGCAATTCTTATGGTTCACGTGGTGATTGCGATCGCCTTGGTTGTGCTCATCCTGCTTCAGCAGGGTAAAGGTGCCGAAGCGGGTGCCGCCTTTGGTGGCGGGGCATCGCAAACTGTGTTTGGTTCGCGGGGTAGCGGTAACTTTTTGTCTCGCGCAACGGGGCTTTTAGCCGCCGGCTTTTTTGTTACCTCAATGGCGTTGGCTTATTTTGCGACCCAGGCAGGGCAAGCGCCCGAGGCTGGTATTCCCGATTCTCGTCTAATTGAGCAGCAGCGCAACATCCCAACGCTTGACGATGGTCCTGCAAGTATGGATAATACCGCGCCAGTGCTAGAGGAAAGCAGCGAGTAA
- the rimP gene encoding ribosome maturation factor RimP, producing MATKHAALHALIEPVVAAMGFELWGIDHLSQGKHSRLVIYIERESGVSVEDCADISRQVSAVMDVEDPIPGEYRLEVSSPGMARPLYTLDQFIRYQGHHVALKLRVAFDGRRKYQGLLAGVEGDEVLLQLDGEEYCFPIESIDSAHVVPQFDE from the coding sequence GTGGCCACAAAACACGCTGCGCTTCACGCGCTGATCGAACCTGTCGTAGCCGCCATGGGTTTTGAGCTATGGGGCATCGACCATCTTTCCCAGGGCAAGCATTCGCGGCTGGTGATTTATATCGAACGCGAAAGCGGCGTCAGCGTGGAAGACTGCGCTGATATTAGCCGCCAAGTCAGTGCCGTTATGGATGTGGAAGATCCTATTCCTGGCGAATACCGCTTGGAAGTCTCGTCGCCTGGTATGGCACGTCCCTTATATACCCTGGATCAATTTATTCGTTATCAAGGCCACCACGTTGCGCTCAAATTGCGCGTGGCTTTTGATGGACGGCGTAAATACCAAGGCCTTCTCGCTGGTGTCGAAGGCGATGAGGTACTGCTACAGCTGGATGGCGAAGAGTACTGTTTTCCAATCGAAAGCATCGATTCTGCGCACGTCGTCCCGCAATTCGACGAATAA